AGACCTTTTCCACGTGAAGCCGCTGGAGGTAGCCTTCGGGGCGAATATGACCACCCTGACCTTTGCGATTGCACGTGCATTAGGTCGACATTGGAGAGAAGGGGATGAGATCATCGTCTCCGAAATGGATCACCGCGCCAATGTAGATCCGTGGCTGACTGTTGCCGCTGATCGCGGAATGACCGTTCGGTGGTTAAAGGTGAACAAAGAAACACTTACGTTACAACTAGATGAGCTCGATACCCTACTTACTTCCAGGACCAGACTTGTGGCAGTCGGGCTTGCTTCCAATGCTGTCGGAACGATCCATGATCTCGCTGCCATATCCCAAAAAGCACGTGCAAAAGGAGTTATTGTTGCTGTCGACGCCGTGCATGCAGTCCCGCACTTCCCCATCCATCGTGACGAAATTGGAGCCGATATCCTGCTCTGTTCTGCTTACAAGTTTTTTGGCCCTCATGTGGGAATCGCTGTCATTTGCAAAGAAATTTTTGAAGCACTCGATGTTTACAAACTGGTTCCTGCCCCCGCTTCTTATCCAGATAAACTGGAGACCGGAACACAAAATCATGAAGGAATCGCTGGAATCAGACCCGCTATCGAATTTGTAGCTTCGCTTGGTTTCGGTGATAGCTTCGCTGAAAAAATCTGCTCTGGTTATGAGGTGATCGAAGCCTATGAAAATCAGTTGGCTGAAAAGCTGCGAAAAGAACTAGGCGCAATGAATGGTGTCACCATCTATCAAGCGTGTGAAGATGTTCCGAAAACACCAACGATCGCTTTTAGGATCGAAGGGTTTACTCCCCAAGAAATATGTGAGCGATTGTGCGAGGAGCATAGCATATTCGTTGCGGACGGGGACTTCTATGCGACAACACTCGCCAATTGTTTGGGAATCAGTGAAAGTGGCGGCTGGATACGAGCGGGGCTGGCACCGTACAATACCCACGAGGAAATGAACCGTTTCATTCAAGGTATCAAAGCCATTATAAGGGCATAAAACAAGACCCGGGTCAACGCGACTCGGGTCTTCCACGTTTTTATCCATGAAGCCCGCCCTGAAATCTGGCGCGGGGGCGATAATGCCCGACCGGAATTTGGATCAAGCAGGTTTTCTCTTCTGTCTCTAGGTTGTATAGATCGTCGCAATTTTCCACGTCAAATCCGAGTAACGGATGACCGCCCATTCCACACGTGAACGCTGCTAATAGCAAGTGATGCACGACGATTCCCGCCTCCAAATGCTGGATGCGATACCCTCTAAGCCCTAGCTGATTGATCAAATGATCGCGTTTACCCGCCACATGAAAGCAGAGCGGCACTTGATACAAATTCACGTTGTCCAGGGTCATTCCGTCTTGAAGGCGTGCTCGTAAATCTCCATAGACAATCGGATAAAGAGCGTGCTCCAGTGGTTCGTAAGCGTATGCCCCATCTCGTATCCCTTCTACCTGATGAATGCTTACAAAGAGAGAAAGCCTACTCCACGCTACTTCTTGATTTTTCCCCAAATCATTGCCATACGATAGAGCACTCATCGTCATTTCCACGATACGCGCTACCTGATCCTGGTCTGTTTTTCTCCTGATAAAGTCCATTTCCGGCGAAAAACGCTCCCGGCAATACTGCGCCAGATCATAGTTTGGTTTCTGCAAACGCGGGAGAAGAATTCGCTCATCGGAACGACGAAGCCACTTGCTTTCCAACTGATCTGAATAACGCGTAATCGAATGGGTAGATTCCTGCATGGCAGCTTGATTCATTTGCAGGAGCGCAGGATATTTTCTCATTCTTTTTGAGCGCATCATATGCACATGCTTTTGTTCAGGCAGTTCTCGGATTAACTCGCTTGCCGTCTCCTCACCTCGCTCTGCCCAATGTGCGGTTGAGTGCGACTGCCTCTCCCCATCTATTTGAAGCGCTAAGGGAACTACCGCGTATACACTCTCTTGATCGGCAGACAATCCTAGAAGTGTATTCATCGCTCTATCTAGAAACTGGTAGTGTACCGCAGTCGTTACACCGAACTGGTTTGCCATTTCCTGCAATTGTCCAAGCAGTACTCCAGCATCGAGGCCCTGCAATCGATAGGAAAACTCATCATACTTAAAAAAGTTCTTCCAAAAATAGGTGGATACGAACGCAACTCCAAAGCAAGCATGTACCGGGCAACTGCCGCCAAGTGCTCGGCTTAGGAAGTGATCAAAATTCCCTTCGCGCAATTGTACAAGTCTGTGATGGGCCACATCGTAGTGGTATAGACCTGAAGGAATACTAGACAGCTTTATATACACGTACAGCTCACTCGGATAGAGCGCCCCTCCAGACGGAACTGGTCTTCGATTGGTTACAAGCGACACAAACGACTCAGATCCTACATCTGCCGGAGTTGTGGTTAACAACGATTGGCTGATTTGGATGAGGCCATAGCTATACCATAACCAAGCGCCCAATTGAGGAAGAGACATCTCTTGTGAAACCGTAAGATCTGCGAGCGATAGAGGGACGTCTTCTGGCAGTGGAATAACAGGTAGCCCCCTGTACAGCTTGTATGTCAGTGGCGCATCCCCCCAATCCACTTCGAGATCACTTGGCCTGGCGTTTTCCGTATCAAAATGAAGGCGGTACAAGAAATTTTCGAGACTCATCCGGCTCACTCCCAGATGCATGTTATGGAAACGGATGCGGAAAAGGATTCAACTCGTCTACACGCAGTGGTTGTTTCGTGTAACCCAGCTTCACAGGGACCTCCAATACTCTTTTCAATCCCGTTACTCGCGTGAGATGCTGGCCAAAAGTCATCGGGAGCATGCCAGGAATCAATACGCGTACGCAAGATAAGCCGTGGCGCCCTACCTCTGGTGTCGTTTGATCTACTACAATGACATCGAGATCTAACTTTTGGAACACACCGAGCAACTCCCGCAAATCGTCTGTGAGATCACGATGCTGGTTTCTTCTAGGAAATTGTTCAGCGAAAGAGACCATCGAACGTGAATTATCCATAAGAAAGGATAAGCGCTCCGCTGCTTCCGGCAAGCTGTAAAGCATCGCATGGTCGTCCATCTTTTTCACTAGGGACGAATCATGGAGCATGCGTAAATATTTGTCTCGGTTCGCTTCGTACTTGTCTGTCAAAGTCATGAGCATGGCAGCCGTTTCGTAAATGGAGCTTTTTACAGCGCGGATGGGGTCTGGATGCGCTCCTGCTGCACAAACGAGGTGCAAGCCTTCTTCTCCGCGGTTTTTCGCAATCGTCCATACAGCGGGAATTCCATTTTCCATTGTCGCATCGAACAAGTACAAATCGTAATTGGTAACGGTCTGCATCCGATCAATTAGAAGAAGCAATTCCTGGTCATTGACCGTAGCGGGATCGAGACGTGGTAATGGCAGTTGGGCATACCAGGTCAACAAGAAAGCATCTCGCTCAACCACTTCGAGGATTCCGTAAAAAATCGCCTCCTCCAAACTGCCGCCTAACGCACAGCCATTGGAGGTCTCAAATA
This genomic stretch from Brevibacillus sp. DP1.3A harbors:
- a CDS encoding cysteine desulfurase-like protein yields the protein MSTTLNTELVRIEPWADHDLPLLRLLNAPAMMEHLGGPETEEQLLARHERYVNKDGQLTSKMFSIVLLPDHTPVGSIGYWDRIWQGENVYEVGWSVLPPFQGKGIASVALASLITSINQERKHKFIHAYPSVDNPASNAICRKLGFTLQSECVFEYPPGSFMRSNDWRLEVASGHFPIEKVREQFPALQRTYKGKPVVYLDGPGGSQVVKSSMDAIYRYMANGGANLHGSFPTSKETEAILADAKQAVADLFHVKPLEVAFGANMTTLTFAIARALGRHWREGDEIIVSEMDHRANVDPWLTVAADRGMTVRWLKVNKETLTLQLDELDTLLTSRTRLVAVGLASNAVGTIHDLAAISQKARAKGVIVAVDAVHAVPHFPIHRDEIGADILLCSAYKFFGPHVGIAVICKEIFEALDVYKLVPAPASYPDKLETGTQNHEGIAGIRPAIEFVASLGFGDSFAEKICSGYEVIEAYENQLAEKLRKELGAMNGVTIYQACEDVPKTPTIAFRIEGFTPQEICERLCEEHSIFVADGDFYATTLANCLGISESGGWIRAGLAPYNTHEEMNRFIQGIKAIIRA
- a CDS encoding SagB family peptide dehydrogenase — its product is MSLENFLYRLHFDTENARPSDLEVDWGDAPLTYKLYRGLPVIPLPEDVPLSLADLTVSQEMSLPQLGAWLWYSYGLIQISQSLLTTTPADVGSESFVSLVTNRRPVPSGGALYPSELYVYIKLSSIPSGLYHYDVAHHRLVQLREGNFDHFLSRALGGSCPVHACFGVAFVSTYFWKNFFKYDEFSYRLQGLDAGVLLGQLQEMANQFGVTTAVHYQFLDRAMNTLLGLSADQESVYAVVPLALQIDGERQSHSTAHWAERGEETASELIRELPEQKHVHMMRSKRMRKYPALLQMNQAAMQESTHSITRYSDQLESKWLRRSDERILLPRLQKPNYDLAQYCRERFSPEMDFIRRKTDQDQVARIVEMTMSALSYGNDLGKNQEVAWSRLSLFVSIHQVEGIRDGAYAYEPLEHALYPIVYGDLRARLQDGMTLDNVNLYQVPLCFHVAGKRDHLINQLGLRGYRIQHLEAGIVVHHLLLAAFTCGMGGHPLLGFDVENCDDLYNLETEEKTCLIQIPVGHYRPRARFQGGLHG